One genomic segment of Brassica napus cultivar Da-Ae chromosome A3, Da-Ae, whole genome shotgun sequence includes these proteins:
- the LOC125607119 gene encoding ras-related protein RABA1d-like, which yields MAGYKADDDYDYLFKVVLIGDSGVGKSNLLSRFTRNEFSLESKSTIGVEFATRSLNVKDKVIKAQIWDTAGQERYRAITSAYYRGAVGALLVYDVTRHSTFENVERWLRELRDHTEPNIVVMLLGNKSDLRHLIAVQTEDAKSFAENESLYFMETSALEATNVENAFSEVLTQIHQVVSKKAMEAGDDSNSGNVFKGEKIDLDVSAVKKTGCCSN from the exons ATGGCGGGTTACAAAGCGGATGACGATTACGATTACCTTTTCAAGGTGGTTCTGATCGGTGATTCGGGCGTTGGAAAGTCCAATCTGCTCTCTCGTTTCACCAGGAACGAGTTTAGCCTCGAGTCCAAGTCCACGATCGGCGTCGAGTTCGCCACTCGTAGCTTGAATGTTAAGGACAAAGTCATCAAAGCCCAGATTTGGGACACTGCTGGTCAAGAAAG GTACCGTGCGATCACTAGTGCATACTACCGAGGAGCTGTTGGGGCACTTCTTGTCTACGACGTTACACGACACTCCACATTCGAAAACGTTGAGAGGTGGCTTAGGGAACTCCGTGACCATACCGAACCAAACATAGTCGTGATGCTTTTGGGAAACAAATCCGATCTTCGTCATCTTATAGCTGTTCAAACCGAAGATGCCAAGTCTTTTGCGGAGAATGAATCACTCTACTTCATGGAGACTTCAGCGCTTGAAGCTACTAACGTTGAGAACGCGTTTTCGGAAGTGCTCACTCAGATTCACCAAGTTGTGAGCAAGAAAGCAATGGAGGCTGGTGATGATTCAAACTCGGGTAATGTTTTTAAAGGAGAGAAGATTGATCTTGATGTCTCTGCTGTGAAGAAAACAGGTTGTTGCTCCAACTAA